Sequence from the Babylonia areolata isolate BAREFJ2019XMU chromosome 25, ASM4173473v1, whole genome shotgun sequence genome:
ttatgtgaaggtcaggaatTTGCTCTTTTAAAGGTGTGACTTCATGTTCAATGCACATTTACGGTAGTGCAGAAACGGGACCACTGTTCTTTTTTGAACGAATGCCTGAGAGAAAACTTATGGCTAGTCCGTGTGAAAACTTACCGTACTTTAGTCATCGTTGTGGATCAGATGTCTCCTGTGAACAATAGAACATGCATTtattttggatttttgttttgatattgttactgtcaactttttttctttttctttttttttcttttttttttattctttttgtgtTGAACTATGTGGAAGGACTCCGTCGTAGGAAGGATTCTTTGGATTAGCTTACCAGATGAAATGACAAATGAAGAACTGCGCGAATGAACAAGACAGCAGCCTGCAGAAGAGATCCTCCACAGAGACTGGAGGCAGATCGATCACATGCTGCGCAAACCTGCGTTCAGCACCACACGGCAAGCCCTTGCCTGGCACAtgcagggaaaaagaaaagaggccaGCAAAGAAATACATGGTGCCGTGACCTGGAGgtagacatgaagaggacaggccacacctggggacagctggagaccattgtgaagaggacaggccacacctggggacagctagAGACcactgtgaagaggacaggccacacctggggacagctggagaccattgtgaagaggacaggccacacctggggacagctagagaccattgtgaagaggacaggccacacctggggacagctagAGACCActctgaagaggacaggccacacctggggacagctagagaccattgtgaagaggacaggccacacctggggacagctgaagaccattgtgaagaggacaggccacacctggggacagctagagaccattgtgaagaggacaggccacacctggggacagctagagaccattgtgaagaggacaggccacacctggggacagctggagaccattgtgaagaggacaggccacacctggggacagctggagactattgtgaagaggacaggccacacctggggacagctggagaccattgtgaagaggacaggccacacctagGGACAGCtgaagaccattgtgaagaggacaggccacacctggggacagctagagaccattgtgaagaggacaggccacacctggggacagctggagaccattgtgaagaggacaggacacaACTGGGGACCGTTGTGAAGAGAACAGGCCACACctagggacagctggagaccattgtaaAGAgggcaggccacacctggggacagctgaagaccattgtgaagaggacaggccacacctggggacagctggagaccattgtgaagaggacaggacacaactggggacagctggagaccattgtgaagaggacaggccacacctggcaCAGGATAGGGATGGCTGGAGAGTGATTGTTGATGGCCTACATCCCAGGTGGGGCAACAAGCGTAGATTAGGTGAGATGTGGAAGAGCATCATATTGGGAACAGTGCCTGGGCTTTTGTGATGATATCAAGATCATGCTGACAATGAGACTGATCGTTACTGTTGGCAGTTTTATATTACAGGGGAACAACACTTTGTGTCAGTgatttagtgttgttgctgtttgttgtttttgttgttgttacttcagCTTCTTTTGTCTGCACCCCTTGAAGGACCAAAGATGTATGAACAATTTTTACTCAGTTTTTTCCTCAACGGTGATGATGAGAATGACGTGATAATCAAAGTCTGAGAAAGCAGCTGAACAGTTCCATAGTGGTGTTCAGGTTGCTAATTCATACTTTGTTTCAGTTATTTgccttctgtgtatctttcattttatcatattttaatgtatttactcatttgttgatttattttatttctttctactTTAATGTATAGAAATACCAACCTAGGGTatgctgtcaaggcctgaccagtgtgtcaggtctatgtgaaggtcaggcgtctgctccttgttttcttgtcttttgggtttttttttattctaagcagatgtggtgtagcatttatggatcattctgcacactttgacgtcttcttgaaactgaaactgaaattgttcaGACTACCATTGGAATTGAACCCTATCTAACCTGTTAGCGATCCATGATGGTGGTTTTGTGCCCCAGAATTGGGGACATCTTCATTTCTGTTGTTGGATGATGAAaaatgatggtgggggtgatgaagatTTAGGTTTGGTCTGCTTGATAAGGCTGCACTCTCATGACACATCCTGGGATCATCTGGGCAgggagatgcagacacctgcagggtTGGTCAGGAAATCAGGGCAACACTCTCAAGAGAcaacatccttgaagtggatgacccatGACTATGTGGTTACCAGTCTTCCCGTTTGTGCACATAGCACATTCAGCTCTGGGTATtagcgaaaagaaagaaagaaacaaaatcctCTGATGGGATTTGTACCCCTGTCCTCCTAGGCTTATACCCATGTCTTCCCAGTCCTCAGTCCACagcactaaccacttcaccaggcAGTCCACagcactaaccacttcaccaggcAGTCCACagcactaaccacttcaccagggAAGCTGTCTTCCCAGTCCTCAGTCCACagcactaaccacttcaccagggAAGCTGTCTTCCCAGTCCTCAGTCCACagcactaaccacttcaccaggcAGTCCACagcactaaccacttcaccagggTAGCTGTCTTCCCAGCCCTCAGTCCACagcactaaccacttcaccaggcAGTCCACagcactaaccacttcaccaggcAGTCCACagcactaaccacttcaccaggcAGTCCACagcactaaccacttcaccagggTAGCTGTCTTCCCAGTCCTCAGTCCACagcactaaccacttcaccaggcAGTCCACagcactaaccacttcaccagggTAGCTGTCTTCCCAGCCCTCAGTCCACagcactaaccacttcaccagggAAGCTGTCTTCCCAGCCCTCAGTCCACAacacactaaccacttcaccaggcAGTCCACagcactaaccacttcaccaggcAGTCCacaacactaaccacttcaccagggTAGCTGTCTTCCCAGCCCTCAGTCCACagcactaaccacttcaccaggcAGTCCACagcactaaccacttcaccaggcAGTCCacaacactaaccacttcaccaggcAGTCCACagcactaaccacttcaccagggTAGCTGTCTTCCCAGCCCTCAGTCCACAGCACTAAGTGATCAGTGTTGGACCTCTgaccctgtgttcaccagtgatcagtgttggacctctgatccagtgatcagtgttggacctctgaccctgtgttcaccagtgatcagtgttggacctctgatccagtgatcagtgttggacctctgacccagtgttcaccagggatcagtgttggacctctgatccagtgttcaccagggatcagtgttggacctctgatccagggatcagtgttggacctctgatccagtgttcaccagtgatcagtgttggacCTCTGACCCAGTGTTCTTCCAGGGATCAGTGTTGGACCTCTGACCCTGTGTTCAGTGTTGGACCTCTGACCCTGTGTTCAGTGTTGGACCTCTgaccctgtgttcaccagtgatcagtgttggacctctgatccagtgttcaccagtgatcagtgttggacctctgacccagtgttcttccagggatcagtgttggacctctgatc
This genomic interval carries:
- the LOC143299599 gene encoding uncharacterized protein LOC143299599, with product MVSSCPQVWPVLFTIVSSCPQVWPVLFTMVSSCPQVWPVLFTMVSSCPQVWPVLFTMVSSCPQVWPVLFTMVFSCPQVWPVLFTMVSSCPQVWPVLFRVVSSCPQVWPVLFTVVSSCPQD